One window of Catonella massiliensis genomic DNA carries:
- a CDS encoding IS110 family RNA-guided transposase, translating into MMKLKYSICCGLDVHKNVIVATIVITNADGISEYKQKSFSTFNSDIRKFHSWLIENNCYHVCMESTGKYWIPIFNYLENDIEVCLTHPKYVKAIKGKKTDKKDSKWIADLYKFDLVRCSFIPPKDFRQLREIARYRFKLVCMKSSEKNRIQNCMTVSNVGIASVLSDPFGKTATEIMSYLLTHTSDSIDEKAVRRLIKKGAKAKSDEIIEAIRGYNIESDQAKKLELARSHLEYLDGMITQSEVELYVRMKPYYKFVELVSTMPGMTELSSTIVLAETGVDMSIFDDAKHLCSWCGLSPTNNESAGKKKSVRISKAGDYLKPMMVQCALAAIKSKKQTYFAIKYGRVKKRRGHKKAIIAIARMMIVCIYHMVSEEKPFNPIDYEELMSPKNQIERVILNENNVFAYLESLGYDSSKLVKRNDN; encoded by the coding sequence ATGATGAAGTTAAAATACTCCATCTGCTGTGGGCTTGATGTCCACAAAAATGTTATCGTTGCAACCATCGTAATCACAAATGCTGATGGAATCTCTGAGTACAAGCAAAAATCATTTTCTACTTTCAACTCAGATATTAGAAAATTTCACAGCTGGCTAATCGAGAATAATTGTTATCATGTATGTATGGAATCCACTGGGAAATATTGGATTCCTATTTTTAATTATCTCGAGAATGACATAGAAGTCTGCCTTACCCATCCTAAATATGTCAAAGCCATCAAGGGAAAGAAAACTGATAAAAAAGACTCCAAATGGATTGCTGACCTCTACAAATTCGACCTTGTCAGATGCTCGTTCATTCCCCCTAAAGACTTCAGACAGCTGCGTGAAATCGCAAGATACCGTTTCAAACTGGTATGTATGAAATCTTCTGAGAAAAACCGCATACAAAACTGCATGACTGTTTCCAATGTCGGCATTGCCAGTGTACTGTCTGATCCTTTTGGCAAAACAGCCACAGAAATCATGTCGTATCTTCTTACACATACTTCTGATTCCATTGATGAAAAAGCTGTCCGCAGACTCATTAAAAAAGGGGCAAAAGCTAAATCCGATGAAATCATTGAGGCAATCAGGGGGTATAACATAGAATCTGATCAGGCTAAAAAGCTTGAACTTGCCCGCAGCCATCTGGAGTATCTTGATGGCATGATTACTCAATCTGAAGTTGAGCTTTATGTAAGGATGAAGCCTTACTACAAGTTCGTTGAACTTGTTTCTACAATGCCTGGGATGACCGAACTAAGTTCAACAATCGTTCTTGCCGAAACAGGCGTAGATATGAGCATCTTTGATGACGCAAAGCATCTGTGCTCATGGTGTGGGCTTTCACCTACTAACAATGAGTCAGCCGGTAAAAAGAAGTCTGTGCGGATTTCAAAAGCAGGAGATTACTTAAAGCCTATGATGGTACAATGTGCGCTTGCAGCAATCAAGAGCAAAAAGCAGACCTATTTTGCAATCAAATATGGTCGAGTTAAAAAACGCCGTGGTCATAAGAAAGCAATCATTGCCATAGCACGAATGATGATAGTATGCATTTATCACATGGTTTCAGAAGAAAAACCGTTTAATCCTATTGATTATGAAGAACTTATGTCTCCGAAAAATCAAATAGAGCGTGTGATTCTAAATGAAAACAATGTCTTTGCTTATCTTGAAAGCCTTGGTTATGATAGCTCAAAGTTAGTAAAACGCAACGATAACTAA
- a CDS encoding Rpn family recombination-promoting nuclease/putative transposase: MGEKDILEKKLLAFNDVFAEFLNGVMFDGKNVVKEDELFDVQSWSQYKGDDNRHRYQDRDVVKLWKRKGVIVSLIGIENQDIPDKDMVFRVLSYDGASYRTQLAEKDGRKRKSRGKQHEGSREQVDNVETDTEEIYPVITFVIYYGEEEWKHETTLRKRLKMEDEIKKYIGDYHINLIDLKKLSEDDINKFKKDFKVIADYIANGSKQTTSDVEINHPEEVSELILRLTGEELPRSNDIGNGGKE, from the coding sequence TTGGGGGAGAAAGATATTCTTGAAAAGAAACTTCTAGCGTTTAATGATGTATTTGCAGAGTTTCTGAATGGTGTAATGTTTGACGGCAAGAACGTGGTGAAAGAGGATGAATTATTTGATGTGCAAAGTTGGAGTCAGTATAAAGGAGATGACAATAGACACAGATATCAGGATAGGGATGTAGTAAAACTTTGGAAACGCAAAGGAGTAATTGTATCGTTGATTGGTATTGAGAACCAAGACATTCCTGATAAAGACATGGTCTTTAGGGTTCTTTCGTATGATGGAGCTTCTTACAGAACTCAGCTTGCAGAAAAGGATGGCAGAAAACGTAAGTCAAGAGGAAAACAACATGAAGGAAGCAGAGAACAAGTGGACAATGTAGAAACTGATACAGAAGAGATTTATCCTGTAATAACCTTTGTAATATACTACGGAGAAGAGGAATGGAAGCATGAAACCACTCTTCGTAAAAGGCTTAAAATGGAAGATGAGATTAAAAAATATATAGGTGATTATCATATCAACCTCATTGACTTGAAAAAATTAAGTGAAGATGATATAAATAAGTTTAAGAAGGACTTCAAAGTTATAGCAGATTATATTGCAAATGGAAGTAAACAGACGACTAGCGATGTGGAAATAAACCATCCTGAGGAAGTAAGTGAACTCATTCTAAGGCTTACAGGAGAAGAACTTCCCAGATCAAATGATATTGGAAATGGAGGAAAAGAGTGA
- the galE gene encoding UDP-glucose 4-epimerase GalE, which produces MRVLVTGGAGYIGSHTCVELLNAGHEVVAFDNFYNSSMESIKRVEKITGKSVKFYEADMLDSAALDKIFGENKIDAVIHFAGYKAVGESVHKPLEYYYNNITGTLILVEAMKKHGVKNIIFSSSATVYGEPEKLPLTEDMPHGKASSPYGATKMMQEEMFKDFHVADNDFSVILLRYFNPIGAHESGLIGEDPKGIPNNLVPYIAQVAVGKLPKLGIFGDDYDTADGTCLRDYIHVVDLARGHVLALNKFNEEPAVRIYNLGTGNGISVLEVFHAFEKACGKELAYEMKPRRDGDVPVCYADSSKALKELGFKAEYGIERMCADSWRWQSMNPDGYRS; this is translated from the coding sequence ATGAGAGTTTTGGTAACAGGTGGTGCAGGCTATATCGGAAGTCATACCTGCGTTGAGCTGCTTAATGCTGGTCACGAGGTAGTTGCCTTTGACAATTTCTACAACTCCAGTATGGAGTCTATCAAGAGGGTAGAGAAGATTACAGGTAAGAGCGTTAAGTTCTATGAGGCAGACATGCTTGACAGTGCAGCGCTTGACAAGATATTTGGTGAAAATAAAATAGATGCAGTTATACATTTTGCAGGCTACAAGGCGGTTGGAGAGAGTGTACACAAGCCTCTTGAGTATTATTATAACAATATTACAGGTACCCTCATTCTTGTAGAAGCGATGAAAAAGCATGGAGTAAAGAATATCATTTTCTCATCTTCAGCTACTGTATATGGAGAGCCTGAAAAGCTTCCTCTTACAGAAGATATGCCTCATGGCAAGGCATCATCTCCTTATGGAGCTACCAAGATGATGCAGGAGGAGATGTTTAAGGACTTCCATGTTGCAGACAATGACTTTAGCGTGATTTTGTTAAGATACTTTAACCCAATTGGAGCCCACGAAAGTGGACTTATAGGAGAAGATCCTAAGGGCATACCTAATAATCTCGTGCCTTATATAGCACAGGTAGCAGTAGGTAAGCTGCCAAAGCTTGGCATATTCGGTGATGACTATGATACAGCAGACGGCACCTGTCTTAGAGACTACATCCATGTTGTAGACCTTGCAAGAGGACATGTACTCGCTCTTAATAAGTTTAACGAAGAGCCAGCAGTAAGGATATACAATCTCGGCACAGGTAACGGGATTTCAGTTCTGGAAGTTTTCCACGCTTTTGAAAAGGCTTGTGGTAAAGAGCTTGCCTATGAAATGAAACCAAGACGTGACGGAGATGTGCCTGTATGCTATGCTGACAGTTCGAAGGCTCTAAAGGAGCTTGGATTTAAGGCGGAATACGGTATAGAGAGAATGTGTGCAGACTCCTGGAGATGGCAGTCTATGAATCCTGACGGATACAGGTCATAA
- a CDS encoding DUF5721 family protein gives MIAFKIVDVKDFMNKLLIGEVFDNFLLVSFEITNYAKITIDGVKNEAWYEDEASGRYVAWKEVRDKISSLLKGDRVPLGIKGVFRLSEENTDKTAAKLGIKDAVEKDYGLFFTLKFEKGEINIVTGVSVTDFLMSKQIGNLWDEDLLKFLKYYQIAVEML, from the coding sequence ATGATTGCTTTTAAGATTGTGGATGTTAAGGACTTTATGAATAAACTTCTGATTGGAGAGGTATTTGATAATTTCCTTCTTGTATCCTTTGAAATAACAAACTATGCGAAGATTACCATAGACGGAGTGAAGAATGAGGCTTGGTACGAAGATGAAGCCTCAGGGAGATATGTAGCCTGGAAGGAAGTAAGGGATAAGATTTCGTCTCTCTTAAAAGGAGATAGGGTTCCTCTAGGTATAAAGGGAGTATTCAGGCTTTCAGAAGAAAATACAGATAAAACAGCTGCTAAGCTTGGCATAAAGGATGCAGTAGAGAAGGACTATGGATTGTTTTTTACACTCAAGTTTGAAAAGGGTGAGATAAATATAGTTACAGGAGTGTCCGTTACGGACTTCCTTATGAGTAAGCAAATTGGAAATTTGTGGGATGAGGATTTACTCAAATTTCTTAAATATTATCAGATTGCGGTGGAAATGCTGTAA
- a CDS encoding DUF4282 domain-containing protein translates to MDENNNQNVGGAEQQNAGNTNQQNTTGTNQQNAGNGANQHLNEAYNKVADAAKDGGKSFFTNILNFDVMISTKLIKLLYYILLIVVIIGAFITMFTRNPFTGQSNFLSGLLMLILGPIGVRVWAEVMIVLFNINDNLAKVKDHFCGQK, encoded by the coding sequence ATGGACGAGAACAACAACCAGAACGTTGGTGGTGCAGAGCAGCAGAATGCTGGTAACACAAATCAGCAGAACACCACCGGGACAAATCAGCAAAATGCTGGCAATGGTGCAAATCAGCACTTAAACGAGGCTTATAACAAAGTTGCTGACGCAGCTAAGGACGGAGGAAAGTCATTCTTTACAAACATCCTTAACTTCGATGTAATGATATCAACAAAGTTGATTAAGCTGCTCTATTATATTTTACTCATAGTTGTAATAATAGGGGCTTTTATTACCATGTTTACACGCAATCCTTTTACAGGACAGAGCAACTTCTTAAGCGGACTTCTTATGCTAATCCTTGGACCTATCGGTGTAAGAGTTTGGGCAGAAGTTATGATAGTTTTATTCAACATCAATGACAATCTTGCTAAGGTTAAGGATCATTTTTGCGGTCAGAAATAA
- a CDS encoding endo-alpha-N-acetylgalactosaminidase family protein, whose product MRSKKFKRALCFALATGVFLTTPINLETYPVYAAASSSVETGDRVYDGVYDEWKLDEQCTVGGETLEKTKGELNFASGPRNGNGTTAGSYPAVALNPHEFDFSKAGHFSFKVRGNSEKATTRFGIYLGYTNPGRGMFVGYDSFGWFWQKYNGRNDDYLRGDRNPSPKKGVETAVDISWTGDKKLTVTVNGEEVFKDLDCSEASWDGNKIAFKAGTYGQDVTDVTIREIKYTDQEPTILQKYEVSGKVTDEDGAPLKGAEIYVDGVKEGKATGENGEFSLKFEDGSYVLKFTKAGYDTVEKEVEVNKSAVSELLVKLESLGESKTDIISSEDMDVTVDKTFPRVVQYQMKKGSLKDKVFYGQPELIRSIKINGKEIKVKKADVTSEIKGNTVNYTLKVKKGEEVDATIKAFLKVEKNTLAFEITEITNNLDDEANPVQTIEIPKQGLISVRDSQENFSFRGALMSSNTTIDGDESLTEFPEGYRRDFMYAFISADGMSAGLWSNSENDGSNKASNIWAGGASNTRIMALSGIYDDKKTLSLSSTKWYYHRKVTDSHDRVYVVSETEMPKAKIVITGDENEDNVVDWQDGAIAFRSIMNNPYKSEEVPELVAHRIAMNFGGQAQNPFLTTLDNVKRVAMHTDGLGQSVILKGYANEGHDSGHPDYYDIGKRIGGAKDMNTLMEKGKALGARFGIHINCGEMYPEAKAFNDDSVRRDKYGNLRYGWNWIDQGVGLDSVYDLATGNRAERFDKLKALVKDNLDYIYVDIWGNMTGGSDDTWETRKLSKEINDRGWRMTTEWGPTNEYDSTFQHWAADLTYGGYKAKGENSVIMRFLRNHQKDSWVANYHRYGGAALAPLLGGYNMKDFEGWQGRNDYDAYIQNLYEHNLTTKFIQHFKVVKWEQGTPFLTGGENYTPDKKITLKNDEGDVLVLERVSDDSDSDDYYKRTITLNGKVIATGAEPERYTGNGSESYLLPWVWDAATGKRVSANDEKLYHFNNQAGETTWELPESWKTLSEVKIYKLTDLGKKEEKTIPVVDGKITIAAEAKQPYVVYKGSRDNMAVKWSEGMHLVDAGFNSGNFDSWTKTGTGEAEIAKSQYSNPMMKLTGEIGMSQKLTDLTPGVQYAVLVGVDNRSDSKAVISITDGEKKLAENYTLRSIAKNYVKAYTHNTHSATVDGTSYFQHMYVFFTAPASGEATLTLSKLEGEGASYFDDVRVVESDAKNITFDKNGEISRFTQDFEKSVQGLYPFVIGGIEGVEDNRIHLSELHAPYTQAGWDVKKMDDVLDGNWSVKINGLTRRNAIAFQTIPQNFRFEPGVKYHVSFKYQSGTDGIYAVVKGSGEKITSNPEPLSLAMGEDADATYETDIVGDESGQTWFGIYSTGKAANTQGNSGAAANFGGYQDFVLDNLVIERVDEVVTEDELKTLIEKAKAELTKENLSNTNYKKAQEAIAKAEVALKEDGKSQKGINIAYNSLKELMKALEGSSKEADPEDDTNDLPLDGMVAEAGSIQAGYQGEGPAELAIDGNENTIWHTNWSGTTLAKMWLDIRLKEATTVAGVRLLQRGGGGINGRIAKAEIKVLKKGETEYKTVKTVNLKSSGWNLVTFDAEKDVTNVKIQALQTLGSPENYYAALAEVRVVKEAKEEDAKPDKSELESLVTKAEELKAKNEASNNVAVLEEKIKEAKAVLDKEDATYFDILLAQANLKKVVNDLKAGVYKKAEEKPVQKPAVNPNAIPVIPVQVIIPNEAANPSQTVDVNEDDTAKGSVGNGKKAALLKKDKRILKALKEVKTETKAIKALVRSKKINILANLKNYRKAAKNDKKLLSSKKDVNSAISYLEKNKITTSKSLLKRLTKLNKELKKLKASKKNAKNEARIKKVQEEIASIKLVTTSLKNAKKFLEK is encoded by the coding sequence ATGAGATCTAAAAAGTTTAAAAGAGCGCTGTGCTTTGCGCTGGCAACTGGTGTATTTTTAACTACACCGATTAATTTGGAGACATATCCGGTTTATGCCGCGGCTTCATCATCTGTAGAAACAGGTGATAGGGTATATGACGGTGTGTATGATGAGTGGAAACTGGACGAACAGTGTACTGTGGGTGGAGAAACACTGGAGAAGACAAAGGGAGAACTTAATTTTGCATCCGGACCGAGGAATGGCAATGGCACAACAGCAGGTTCTTATCCTGCAGTAGCATTAAACCCTCACGAGTTTGACTTTAGTAAGGCAGGACATTTTTCGTTTAAGGTCAGGGGTAACTCTGAAAAAGCTACTACCAGGTTCGGTATCTATCTTGGATACACGAATCCTGGAAGGGGAATGTTCGTTGGTTACGATTCCTTTGGCTGGTTCTGGCAGAAGTATAATGGAAGAAATGATGATTATTTACGGGGGGATAGAAATCCCTCGCCAAAAAAAGGAGTAGAAACTGCTGTAGACATAAGCTGGACAGGAGATAAGAAGCTTACTGTCACTGTTAACGGTGAAGAAGTGTTTAAGGATCTGGACTGCAGTGAAGCCTCATGGGATGGCAATAAGATAGCATTTAAGGCAGGAACTTATGGACAAGATGTTACAGATGTAACTATAAGAGAGATAAAATACACAGATCAGGAGCCAACAATATTGCAAAAATACGAAGTTAGCGGAAAGGTTACCGATGAGGACGGTGCTCCTTTAAAAGGTGCAGAAATCTATGTTGACGGTGTTAAAGAAGGTAAGGCTACGGGTGAAAATGGCGAATTTTCTCTTAAGTTTGAGGATGGAAGCTATGTATTGAAGTTCACAAAGGCAGGCTATGATACCGTAGAAAAAGAGGTTGAAGTTAATAAGAGTGCTGTATCGGAGCTTTTGGTAAAGCTTGAAAGCCTTGGTGAGTCTAAGACGGATATCATTTCATCAGAAGACATGGATGTAACCGTAGATAAGACCTTCCCAAGGGTAGTGCAGTATCAGATGAAGAAGGGAAGCCTTAAGGATAAGGTATTCTACGGCCAGCCTGAGCTTATTAGAAGCATTAAAATTAACGGTAAAGAGATAAAGGTTAAGAAGGCTGATGTAACTTCAGAGATCAAAGGAAATACCGTTAACTACACCTTAAAGGTGAAAAAGGGTGAAGAGGTAGATGCTACTATCAAGGCATTTCTTAAGGTAGAGAAAAATACCCTTGCTTTTGAAATCACCGAGATAACCAACAATCTTGATGATGAAGCCAACCCTGTACAGACTATAGAGATACCTAAGCAAGGTCTTATCTCAGTAAGGGATAGTCAGGAGAATTTTAGCTTCAGAGGCGCTCTTATGTCATCCAATACTACTATTGACGGTGACGAGTCACTTACAGAGTTTCCTGAAGGTTACAGAAGAGATTTTATGTATGCATTTATTTCGGCAGACGGAATGAGTGCAGGACTTTGGAGTAACTCTGAAAATGACGGAAGTAATAAGGCATCTAATATATGGGCAGGTGGAGCTAGTAATACCCGTATTATGGCTCTCTCAGGTATTTATGATGACAAGAAGACACTTTCGCTTTCAAGTACAAAGTGGTACTATCACAGAAAGGTTACAGACTCACATGACAGAGTGTATGTGGTTAGTGAGACTGAGATGCCTAAGGCTAAGATTGTGATAACAGGCGATGAGAATGAAGATAATGTAGTGGACTGGCAGGATGGTGCTATTGCATTTAGAAGCATAATGAACAATCCTTACAAGTCAGAGGAAGTACCTGAGCTTGTTGCCCACAGAATAGCAATGAACTTTGGCGGACAGGCACAGAATCCATTCCTTACCACTCTTGACAATGTGAAGAGGGTAGCAATGCATACAGACGGTCTTGGACAGTCAGTTATCTTAAAGGGCTATGCCAATGAAGGACATGACTCAGGACATCCTGATTACTATGATATAGGTAAGCGTATCGGTGGTGCAAAGGATATGAATACCCTTATGGAGAAGGGAAAAGCTCTTGGAGCTAGATTTGGTATTCATATTAACTGCGGTGAGATGTATCCTGAGGCAAAGGCATTTAACGATGATTCTGTAAGAAGAGATAAATACGGCAATCTTCGTTATGGCTGGAACTGGATAGACCAGGGTGTAGGTCTTGACAGTGTGTATGACCTTGCTACAGGTAACAGAGCAGAGCGTTTTGACAAGCTAAAAGCCCTGGTTAAGGACAACCTTGACTATATCTATGTAGATATCTGGGGCAATATGACAGGTGGAAGCGATGATACCTGGGAGACAAGAAAGCTTTCAAAAGAGATTAACGACCGCGGTTGGAGGATGACAACTGAGTGGGGCCCTACCAATGAGTATGACTCTACCTTCCAGCACTGGGCAGCAGACCTCACTTACGGTGGATATAAGGCTAAGGGAGAGAACTCCGTAATTATGAGATTCCTTCGTAACCACCAGAAGGATTCCTGGGTAGCAAACTATCACAGATATGGCGGTGCTGCACTTGCACCTCTGCTTGGTGGCTACAACATGAAGGATTTTGAAGGCTGGCAGGGAAGAAATGACTACGATGCCTACATTCAGAATCTATATGAGCATAATCTTACCACTAAATTCATCCAGCACTTCAAGGTGGTTAAGTGGGAACAGGGAACACCATTCCTTACAGGAGGAGAAAACTACACTCCTGACAAGAAGATTACCTTAAAGAATGATGAGGGTGATGTACTTGTGCTTGAAAGAGTATCTGATGACAGCGATTCTGATGATTATTACAAGAGAACAATTACTCTTAATGGCAAAGTAATTGCAACTGGAGCTGAACCTGAGAGATATACAGGAAACGGAAGCGAAAGCTATCTCCTTCCATGGGTATGGGATGCGGCTACAGGAAAGAGAGTTTCTGCAAATGATGAAAAGCTTTATCATTTTAACAATCAGGCAGGTGAAACAACCTGGGAGCTTCCTGAGTCCTGGAAGACCCTCTCAGAGGTAAAGATATATAAGCTTACTGACCTTGGAAAGAAAGAAGAGAAGACTATACCTGTAGTAGATGGCAAGATTACAATAGCTGCAGAGGCTAAACAGCCTTATGTAGTCTACAAGGGTAGTAGAGATAATATGGCTGTTAAGTGGAGCGAGGGCATGCACCTTGTTGATGCAGGCTTTAACAGCGGTAACTTCGACAGCTGGACTAAGACAGGTACAGGAGAGGCTGAGATAGCAAAGAGCCAGTACAGCAACCCTATGATGAAGCTTACAGGTGAAATAGGTATGAGCCAGAAGCTTACAGACCTTACTCCTGGTGTGCAGTATGCTGTACTTGTAGGTGTGGACAACAGAAGTGATTCTAAGGCAGTTATTAGTATAACTGATGGAGAAAAAAAGCTTGCAGAGAATTATACTCTTCGTTCAATTGCAAAGAACTATGTAAAGGCATATACACATAATACACATAGTGCTACCGTTGATGGCACCAGTTATTTCCAGCATATGTATGTATTCTTTACTGCTCCTGCATCAGGAGAGGCTACACTGACACTTTCCAAGCTTGAAGGAGAGGGTGCAAGCTACTTTGATGATGTAAGAGTTGTAGAGAGTGACGCTAAGAACATCACCTTTGACAAGAATGGAGAGATATCAAGATTTACACAGGACTTTGAAAAAAGTGTTCAGGGATTGTATCCTTTCGTTATCGGTGGAATTGAAGGTGTAGAAGATAACAGAATCCACCTTTCAGAGCTTCATGCCCCATATACACAGGCAGGCTGGGATGTTAAGAAGATGGATGATGTACTTGATGGCAACTGGTCAGTAAAGATAAACGGACTTACAAGAAGAAATGCAATAGCCTTCCAGACCATACCTCAGAACTTTAGATTTGAGCCTGGTGTGAAGTACCACGTAAGCTTTAAGTATCAGTCAGGAACAGATGGTATATATGCTGTTGTTAAGGGTAGTGGAGAGAAGATAACTTCTAATCCTGAACCTTTATCACTTGCAATGGGCGAGGATGCAGATGCTACATACGAAACTGACATAGTCGGTGATGAGTCAGGCCAGACCTGGTTTGGTATATATTCTACAGGAAAGGCAGCTAATACACAGGGTAATTCCGGTGCAGCAGCTAACTTTGGTGGTTATCAGGATTTCGTGCTCGACAATCTTGTGATTGAGCGTGTTGATGAAGTAGTTACTGAGGATGAATTAAAGACACTTATAGAGAAGGCAAAAGCAGAACTTACCAAAGAGAACCTTTCAAATACTAACTATAAGAAGGCTCAGGAAGCTATTGCTAAAGCAGAGGTTGCCTTAAAGGAAGACGGCAAGAGCCAAAAGGGTATTAATATTGCTTACAACTCTCTTAAAGAGCTTATGAAGGCTCTAGAGGGAAGCAGCAAGGAAGCAGACCCTGAAGATGATACAAACGACCTTCCTCTTGACGGTATGGTTGCAGAGGCGGGTAGCATACAGGCAGGATATCAAGGAGAAGGACCGGCGGAACTTGCTATTGACGGAAACGAAAACACAATATGGCATACAAACTGGTCAGGTACAACTCTCGCTAAGATGTGGCTTGATATAAGGCTTAAAGAAGCTACAACCGTTGCAGGAGTAAGACTCTTACAAAGAGGCGGTGGCGGCATAAACGGTAGAATAGCAAAGGCTGAGATTAAAGTACTTAAGAAGGGCGAGACAGAGTATAAGACAGTGAAGACAGTCAATCTTAAGAGTTCAGGTTGGAACCTGGTCACCTTTGATGCCGAGAAGGATGTTACAAATGTTAAGATTCAGGCATTACAGACACTTGGAAGTCCTGAAAACTACTACGCAGCCCTTGCAGAGGTAAGAGTAGTAAAAGAAGCTAAGGAAGAAGATGCTAAGCCTGATAAGAGCGAGCTTGAAAGTCTTGTTACAAAGGCAGAAGAATTAAAGGCTAAAAATGAAGCAAGCAACAATGTAGCTGTTCTTGAAGAAAAGATCAAAGAAGCTAAGGCTGTTTTAGATAAGGAAGATGCTACATACTTTGATATTTTACTTGCACAGGCTAATCTTAAGAAGGTGGTTAATGACTTAAAGGCCGGAGTTTATAAGAAAGCAGAAGAAAAACCTGTACAAAAGCCTGCTGTAAATCCAAATGCAATACCTGTAATTCCTGTTCAGGTAATAATACCTAATGAAGCTGCCAATCCTTCACAGACAGTGGATGTGAATGAAGATGACACAGCAAAAGGAAGCGTGGGTAACGGTAAAAAAGCTGCCTTACTTAAAAAGGATAAGCGTATCTTAAAGGCACTTAAAGAGGTTAAGACCGAGACAAAGGCTATTAAGGCACTTGTAAGGTCTAAGAAGATTAACATTTTAGCTAATCTTAAGAACTATAGAAAGGCAGCTAAGAATGACAAGAAGTTACTTTCTTCAAAGAAGGATGTAAATTCTGCAATCTCTTACTTAGAGAAGAACAAGATTACTACATCTAAGAGTCTGTTAAAGAGACTTACAAAGCTTAATAAAGAACTTAAAAAATTAAAGGCTTCTAAGAAGAATGCAAAAAATGAAGCAAGAATTAAGAAGGTACAGGAAGAGATAGCTAGTATCAAACTTGTAACCACCTCCTTAAAAAATGCAAAGAAATTTCTTGAAAAATAA